The Granulicella sibirica genome has a segment encoding these proteins:
- the nusA gene encoding transcription termination factor NusA, with the protein MASVLYQSIEMLSRDKGIDPAVVVGAVEDAIALATRKYYKTQETMRAEMDKETGEIRAYVYKTVVETPEEVEDEMNQISLEQARELAPEVEVGGELRFYKDTTPLGRIAAQMAKQVIFQKVREAERDTVFNEYNHRAGEVLNATVKRLEPMDVIFDLGKAEARMPKREQSRLEQFAVGERVRVVLLRVDRAAKGPQVIVSRAAPALVQSLFQSEVPEIYDGTVSIRAIAREAGERTKIAVMSRDKDVDPVGACVGMKGMRVQSIIRELRGEKIDIIEFSEEITTFAEKALQPAKVSRVSITDLAEKQIEVIVDDTQLSLAIGKKGQNVRLAAKLLQWKIDIKSEEEKRQEVEQQMQAMSGGPTTPIEQVSELGEQILEKLIAAGITTVEELADMTPEQLEEVPGIGEKTVEKISVAVRHYFGHYDPDETRPVTAEDANAAEGAETEEKSMAKTPEEILAAQAAEAGGAEEVETLSAEDLAALEESRANVDGFSDNDDRESAIETDNDTLDELVAESQEVSDEGIDTDGHDRG; encoded by the coding sequence ATGGCAAGTGTTCTGTATCAGTCGATCGAGATGTTGAGCCGCGACAAGGGGATTGATCCCGCGGTCGTGGTGGGTGCTGTCGAAGATGCGATTGCGCTGGCGACGCGCAAGTACTACAAGACCCAGGAGACGATGCGGGCCGAGATGGACAAGGAGACGGGCGAGATCCGGGCTTATGTCTATAAGACGGTCGTCGAGACTCCGGAAGAGGTCGAGGACGAGATGAACCAGATCTCGCTGGAGCAGGCGCGTGAGCTTGCGCCCGAGGTCGAGGTCGGCGGCGAGCTTCGCTTCTACAAGGACACGACTCCGCTTGGGCGCATCGCCGCCCAGATGGCGAAGCAGGTCATCTTCCAGAAGGTGCGCGAGGCCGAGCGCGATACCGTGTTCAACGAGTACAACCACCGCGCGGGCGAGGTTCTGAACGCGACGGTGAAGCGGCTGGAGCCGATGGATGTGATCTTCGACCTGGGTAAGGCCGAAGCGCGGATGCCGAAGCGGGAGCAGAGCCGGCTGGAGCAGTTTGCCGTGGGCGAGCGGGTTCGCGTTGTGCTGTTGCGCGTGGACCGTGCGGCGAAGGGGCCGCAGGTGATTGTGAGCCGTGCCGCTCCGGCGCTGGTGCAGAGCCTCTTCCAGAGCGAAGTGCCTGAGATTTATGATGGAACGGTTTCGATCCGGGCGATCGCGCGTGAGGCGGGCGAACGGACCAAGATCGCCGTCATGAGCCGGGATAAGGATGTCGATCCGGTTGGCGCGTGCGTCGGCATGAAGGGCATGCGGGTTCAGTCGATCATTCGTGAACTGCGCGGCGAGAAGATCGACATCATCGAGTTCTCGGAAGAGATCACGACGTTTGCCGAGAAGGCGCTGCAGCCGGCGAAGGTAAGCCGGGTGTCGATCACGGATCTGGCCGAGAAGCAGATTGAAGTGATCGTCGACGATACGCAGCTTTCGCTGGCGATCGGGAAGAAGGGCCAGAACGTCCGGCTCGCGGCGAAGCTTCTGCAGTGGAAGATCGACATCAAGAGCGAGGAAGAGAAGCGCCAGGAAGTCGAGCAGCAGATGCAGGCGATGAGCGGCGGTCCGACGACGCCGATCGAGCAGGTATCCGAGCTTGGCGAACAGATCCTTGAGAAGCTGATCGCGGCTGGAATAACGACGGTCGAGGAACTGGCGGATATGACGCCGGAGCAGTTGGAAGAGGTTCCGGGAATCGGTGAGAAGACGGTCGAGAAGATCTCGGTCGCGGTGCGGCACTACTTCGGACACTACGATCCGGATGAGACGCGGCCGGTAACAGCAGAGGACGCCAACGCCGCGGAAGGCGCGGAGACGGAGGAGAAGTCGATGGCAAAGACACCGGAAGAGATCCTGGCGGCGCAGGCCGCGGAAGCGGGCGGAGCGGAAGAGGTTGAGACGCTTTCGGCCGAGGATCTGGCTGCGCTCGAAGAGTCCAGGGCAAATGTAGATGGGTTCAGTGATAACGACGATCGGGAGTCCGCGATTGAGACGGACAACGATACGTTGGATGAGCTTGTGGCCGAGAGCCAGGAGGTCTCCGACGAGGGGATCGATACGGACGGGCACGACCGTGGTTAG
- the infB gene encoding translation initiation factor IF-2 — MSKVRINDLARELEVKSRPILDALEAIGVSGKTHSSSIEEDQAEKVRAYFNGTLRTSSGNRSHVEAKPKFDLSHVSKPGDALKAILERKQAAEAARNAPPPRPQAVVVAPANPPVRPVVATPSSSAPVAAQTLSTRPVVAQPVVARPAAPVVVAPGARPAGTIPSGAATAGAAPVVAAAPPVTAAPVVAAPPVASSAPAAAASQSASQAGPRRIVPLPSQGARIVAPPPAIASRPPSGVSVGRPPVVVPGVGTIVAKPAPTAPIVPGARPAGTKPTTTAAEATAAFSSAAVASSAPEPVVEAPAPVVEPTIDAVSTESTPEATATAAPAAPPVRRVIMPQTGPRPIYAAPAVVPGAPPRNRPIFERPRPGGPGGPGGPSGPGGMRPPMAPGARRPMHPTRNAPTGPGGPGGVPGRPGFTPGARPGFPPRPGFPPRPGGAPGAPGVAPGPGEGMRPAARPGQRRGGQRYEKVKEGPMKGFQPPPRYGGMPMSREPMPITKTISVTEGISVKDLAEKLDVRGKDLIASLLMRGVFVTVNQSLEGELVKDVARQFGADATVISVEEQLENEAIEGFLEDTTGMVEIIRAPVVTIMGHVDHGKTSLLDAIRQTDVAAGEAGGITQHIGAYKVRVSKPESPAFGREIVFLDTPGHEAFTRMRARGAKVTDIVVIVVAADDGVMPQTLEAIDHAKAANVPIIVAINKIDKPGADSSRVKQQLAERGLQLQGWGGDVEFVEVSAKQKLNLDLLEEMICLVADVAAPKAVPERPAVGTVIEAKLDRGRGAVASILVQNGTLRTGDSYIVGNTFGKIRAMFDDRGRPITEAGPSTPVEILGLEGMPDAGDTFLVMADRDKAKGIAQYRKMKEREAQLAKSSRVSLEGLAEQIKQAGVKDLNIIVKGDVQGSVEVIAEDLEHMSTEKVRIRVLHSGVGAITESDILLASASNAVVIGFNVRPERKAQELADRENVEVRLHSIIYELRDEMEKAMYGLLDPVFKENYSGRAEVLNVFKITKVGQIAGCRVTDGLIKRSAQARLLRDGVEVWKGKISSLKRFKDDVGEVREGVECGIDLAGHKDIRVGDVIETFTTEKMADELGQNTLVVRKAEKAEKDREAAAAAAAAAAATPVNA, encoded by the coding sequence ATGAGCAAAGTTCGCATCAATGATCTTGCACGAGAACTCGAAGTCAAGAGCAGGCCGATTCTGGATGCGCTGGAAGCAATCGGCGTGTCCGGCAAGACGCACTCCTCCTCGATCGAGGAGGATCAGGCCGAGAAGGTTCGCGCCTATTTCAACGGGACGCTGCGCACGAGCAGCGGCAACCGTTCGCATGTCGAGGCAAAGCCCAAGTTCGACTTATCGCACGTCTCGAAGCCGGGTGACGCGCTGAAGGCGATTCTCGAGCGCAAGCAGGCTGCCGAGGCTGCGCGGAATGCTCCGCCACCGCGTCCCCAGGCTGTGGTCGTGGCACCGGCGAATCCTCCGGTCCGTCCCGTGGTTGCGACGCCTTCTTCGTCCGCCCCGGTCGCGGCCCAGACGCTTTCGACGCGGCCCGTGGTGGCTCAGCCTGTTGTCGCTCGCCCTGCCGCTCCTGTGGTGGTGGCTCCTGGCGCGCGTCCCGCAGGGACGATCCCAAGCGGCGCGGCGACTGCTGGAGCGGCTCCGGTTGTGGCTGCGGCACCGCCGGTTACGGCGGCTCCCGTGGTTGCAGCGCCTCCCGTCGCGTCGAGCGCACCTGCTGCGGCTGCTTCTCAAAGTGCGAGCCAGGCTGGTCCGCGCCGGATCGTTCCTCTGCCGAGCCAGGGTGCGCGTATTGTTGCGCCGCCTCCCGCGATTGCCAGCCGTCCGCCGAGCGGAGTTTCGGTTGGGCGTCCTCCGGTTGTGGTTCCGGGGGTAGGGACTATTGTTGCCAAACCGGCTCCGACGGCTCCCATCGTTCCGGGTGCGCGTCCCGCGGGCACGAAGCCCACGACGACGGCCGCCGAAGCGACGGCTGCTTTTTCGTCGGCGGCGGTGGCCAGTTCGGCTCCCGAGCCAGTCGTGGAAGCTCCGGCACCAGTGGTTGAGCCCACGATCGATGCGGTCAGCACGGAGTCTACTCCGGAAGCCACGGCTACCGCCGCTCCGGCTGCTCCTCCGGTGCGTCGTGTGATCATGCCGCAGACCGGGCCTCGTCCGATCTATGCGGCTCCGGCGGTTGTTCCGGGTGCTCCTCCTCGGAACCGTCCTATCTTCGAACGGCCACGGCCGGGCGGACCGGGTGGCCCTGGCGGACCCTCGGGTCCGGGGGGCATGCGTCCTCCGATGGCTCCGGGCGCTCGCCGTCCCATGCATCCGACGCGCAATGCGCCGACGGGTCCTGGCGGTCCGGGTGGCGTACCGGGACGTCCTGGCTTTACGCCGGGTGCGCGTCCGGGCTTCCCGCCACGGCCGGGCTTTCCGCCGAGGCCGGGTGGCGCTCCGGGTGCTCCTGGAGTTGCTCCGGGACCGGGCGAGGGCATGCGCCCTGCCGCACGTCCTGGGCAGCGTCGCGGAGGCCAGCGCTATGAGAAGGTGAAGGAAGGCCCGATGAAGGGCTTCCAGCCGCCACCGCGTTACGGCGGTATGCCCATGTCGCGCGAGCCGATGCCGATCACCAAGACGATCTCGGTGACGGAAGGTATCTCGGTGAAGGATCTGGCCGAGAAGCTCGATGTGCGCGGCAAGGATCTCATCGCTTCATTGCTGATGCGTGGCGTGTTCGTGACCGTGAACCAGTCGCTCGAAGGCGAGCTGGTGAAGGATGTGGCGCGCCAGTTCGGCGCGGATGCAACCGTGATCTCGGTCGAAGAGCAGCTTGAGAACGAGGCGATCGAAGGCTTCCTCGAAGATACGACCGGCATGGTCGAGATCATCCGGGCTCCGGTGGTCACGATCATGGGCCACGTCGATCACGGTAAGACGAGCCTGCTCGATGCGATCCGGCAGACGGATGTGGCGGCGGGTGAGGCCGGCGGGATCACGCAGCACATCGGTGCTTACAAAGTACGTGTGTCGAAGCCGGAATCTCCGGCGTTCGGGCGCGAGATCGTGTTCCTCGATACCCCGGGTCACGAGGCGTTTACCCGCATGCGTGCACGCGGTGCGAAGGTCACGGATATCGTCGTGATCGTAGTGGCCGCGGACGATGGCGTGATGCCGCAGACCTTGGAAGCCATTGATCACGCGAAGGCGGCGAACGTGCCGATCATCGTGGCCATCAACAAGATCGACAAGCCGGGTGCGGATTCGAGCCGTGTGAAGCAGCAGCTTGCCGAGCGCGGATTGCAGCTCCAGGGATGGGGCGGCGATGTCGAGTTCGTCGAGGTGTCGGCGAAGCAGAAGCTGAATCTCGATCTGCTCGAAGAGATGATCTGCCTGGTGGCGGACGTGGCGGCACCGAAGGCTGTGCCGGAGCGTCCCGCTGTCGGAACGGTTATCGAAGCCAAGCTCGATCGCGGTCGCGGCGCGGTTGCCAGCATCCTCGTGCAGAACGGAACCCTGCGGACGGGTGACAGCTACATCGTCGGCAACACGTTCGGTAAGATTCGCGCCATGTTCGACGATCGCGGACGTCCGATTACGGAAGCCGGGCCGTCGACGCCGGTTGAGATTCTCGGACTTGAAGGCATGCCGGATGCCGGGGACACTTTCCTGGTGATGGCGGATCGCGACAAGGCCAAGGGCATTGCGCAGTACCGCAAGATGAAGGAACGCGAGGCGCAGCTTGCCAAGAGCTCGCGGGTCTCGCTCGAAGGACTGGCGGAACAGATCAAGCAGGCTGGCGTCAAGGACCTCAACATCATCGTCAAGGGCGATGTGCAGGGTTCGGTCGAGGTCATTGCCGAGGATCTGGAGCACATGTCGACCGAGAAGGTTCGGATTCGCGTGCTGCACTCGGGTGTCGGTGCCATTACCGAGTCGGACATCCTGCTCGCTTCGGCTTCGAATGCGGTCGTCATCGGCTTCAACGTTCGTCCGGAGCGGAAGGCGCAGGAACTGGCCGATCGCGAGAACGTCGAGGTTCGTCTGCACTCGATCATCTACGAGCTTCGCGACGAGATGGAGAAGGCGATGTACGGCCTGCTCGATCCGGTCTTCAAGGAGAACTACTCGGGACGCGCGGAAGTGCTCAACGTCTTCAAGATCACCAAGGTCGGTCAGATTGCGGGTTGCCGCGTGACCGATGGCCTGATCAAGCGTTCGGCGCAGGCTCGCTTGCTGCGTGACGGAGTCGAGGTCTGGAAGGGTAAGATCTCGTCGCTCAAGCGCTTCAAGGACGACGTCGGCGAGGTTCGCGAGGGTGTCGAGTGCGGTATCGATCTGGCCGGCCACAAGGATATCCGCGTGGGCGATGTGATCGAGACGTTCACGACGGAGAAGATGGCCGACGAGCTTGGGCAGAACACGCTCGTGGTTCGCAAGGCGGAGAAGGCTGAGAAGGATCGCGAGGCGGCTGCTGCAGCCGCGGCCGCTGCGGCGGCTACCCCGGTGAACGCTTAA
- the msrB gene encoding peptide-methionine (R)-S-oxide reductase MsrB — translation MAEYTKSAEAIARLTPEEFHVTQQSGTEAPFENAFWDQDEPGLYVDIVSGEPLFTSIDKFDSSCGWPSFAKPVEPAHVEERFDGSFGARRTEVRSTHGDSHLGHVFDDGPKELGGLRYCINSASLRFIPLDEMESEGYGEYLKLFEKEKE, via the coding sequence ATGGCGGAGTACACGAAGAGCGCGGAGGCCATTGCTAGGCTGACGCCGGAAGAGTTTCACGTGACGCAGCAGAGCGGGACCGAGGCTCCGTTCGAGAACGCTTTCTGGGATCAGGATGAGCCGGGGCTGTATGTCGATATCGTCTCGGGTGAGCCGCTCTTCACGTCGATCGACAAGTTCGACAGCAGTTGCGGATGGCCGAGCTTTGCGAAGCCGGTTGAGCCTGCGCACGTGGAAGAGCGGTTTGATGGGAGCTTCGGGGCAAGGCGGACGGAGGTTCGTTCGACGCATGGCGACAGCCACCTTGGGCACGTCTTTGATGATGGTCCGAAGGAACTGGGCGGGTTGCGCTACTGCATCAACTCGGCTTCGCTGCGGTTCATTCCGCTCGATGAGATGGAGAGCGAAGGGTACGGCGAGTATCTCAAGCTGTTTGAAAAGGAAAAGGAGTAA
- the msrA gene encoding peptide-methionine (S)-S-oxide reductase MsrA, producing the protein MATEKAVLAGGCFWGMQDLIRRYPGVISTRVGYTGGTVENATYRRHDGHAEAIEVVFDPAKLSFRTLLEFFFQVHDPSTKNRQGNDVGSSYRSAIFYTSDEQKRVAEETILDVDASGLWPNKVVTEVVPAAAFWEAEPEHQDYLERIPNGYTCHYVRKNWVLPKRAVAATV; encoded by the coding sequence ATGGCTACGGAGAAGGCGGTTCTGGCGGGTGGATGTTTCTGGGGAATGCAGGATCTGATCCGGCGCTATCCCGGCGTGATTTCGACGCGGGTAGGGTACACGGGCGGCACGGTGGAGAACGCGACGTACCGCAGGCACGATGGGCATGCGGAGGCGATCGAGGTGGTCTTCGATCCGGCTAAGCTGAGCTTCCGGACGCTGCTGGAGTTCTTCTTCCAGGTGCATGATCCAAGCACGAAGAACCGGCAGGGAAATGATGTCGGGTCGAGCTATCGGTCGGCCATCTTTTACACGTCGGACGAGCAGAAGAGGGTTGCGGAGGAGACGATTCTCGATGTCGATGCTTCGGGGCTCTGGCCGAACAAGGTTGTGACCGAGGTTGTTCCGGCGGCGGCGTTCTGGGAGGCTGAGCCGGAGCATCAGGATTACCTGGAGCGGATTCCGAATGGGTATACGTGCCACTATGTGCGTAAGAACTGGGTGCTGCCGAAGCGGGCTGTTGCGGCTACGGTGTAA
- a CDS encoding 2'-5' RNA ligase family protein, with product MQIDDTAQAFYEGLRRRYFPPERNVIPAHLTLFHQLPDEERTRQVLREVAQANSSFLLTNPMPRPIGRGVAVFFQSEAARMLHATLAAGFQQHLIPQDRQRFQPHIVVQNKVDAETARRTLPEVQAVSLVEPHAVGFTLWRYLGGPWERLSDYPFDPTRLR from the coding sequence TTGCAGATTGACGACACGGCGCAGGCCTTCTATGAGGGCCTGCGCCGTCGTTATTTTCCGCCGGAACGGAATGTGATCCCGGCACACCTTACCCTCTTCCATCAGCTTCCCGACGAAGAACGCACGAGGCAGGTGCTTCGCGAAGTGGCCCAGGCTAATTCAAGCTTTCTGCTCACTAACCCCATGCCGCGTCCTATCGGTCGGGGAGTCGCTGTCTTCTTCCAGTCCGAGGCGGCTAGAATGCTCCACGCGACACTCGCTGCTGGCTTTCAGCAACATCTCATCCCGCAGGATCGACAGCGCTTCCAGCCACACATTGTGGTTCAGAACAAGGTAGATGCTGAGACTGCGCGGCGCACGCTTCCGGAGGTGCAGGCTGTTTCGCTCGTCGAGCCGCATGCCGTCGGTTTTACGCTTTGGCGTTATCTGGGTGGGCCGTGGGAGCGCCTCAGTGATTATCCTTTTGATCCCACGCGTCTACGCTAG
- a CDS encoding heme exporter protein CcmB yields the protein MTSYWQHVWQHLQKDLRIEWRSRDAINGMLFFALLVVVVFSLAFDPTANPTMARQISGGVLWVAILFATTTALNQTWTREQRNAVLEAQRMAPAPASALFVGKVLANLLFVGIIEAVLAPLFTIFYNLHPLGQTWLFALVMPLGTWALLCNGTFFAALGLRTRNRELLLPLILFPISLPALLAMINASAGILTGDEGFNPTLWIRMLAGYDIIFTIVCLLLFETVLNAE from the coding sequence ATGACCAGCTACTGGCAGCACGTCTGGCAGCACCTGCAAAAAGACCTCCGCATCGAGTGGCGCTCCCGCGACGCCATCAATGGCATGCTCTTCTTCGCGCTCCTCGTCGTCGTCGTCTTCTCCCTCGCCTTCGACCCCACCGCGAACCCCACCATGGCCCGCCAGATCTCCGGCGGCGTCCTCTGGGTCGCCATCCTCTTCGCCACCACCACCGCGCTCAACCAGACCTGGACCCGCGAGCAGCGCAACGCCGTCCTCGAGGCCCAGCGCATGGCCCCTGCCCCTGCGTCCGCGCTCTTCGTCGGCAAGGTGCTCGCGAACCTCCTCTTTGTCGGCATCATCGAAGCGGTTCTCGCCCCGCTCTTCACCATCTTCTACAACCTGCACCCGCTGGGCCAGACCTGGCTCTTCGCCCTCGTGATGCCGCTCGGCACCTGGGCTCTGCTGTGCAACGGAACCTTCTTCGCCGCCCTCGGCCTCCGCACCCGCAACCGCGAACTTCTTCTCCCGCTGATCCTGTTCCCGATCTCGCTCCCCGCGCTGCTGGCGATGATCAACGCCAGCGCCGGCATCCTCACCGGCGACGAGGGCTTCAACCCAACCCTCTGGATCCGCATGCTCGCCGGCTACGACATCATCTTCACGATCGTCTGCCTGCTGCTGTTCGAGACGGTACTCAACGCTGAGTAA
- the ybaK gene encoding Cys-tRNA(Pro) deacylase: MKAAAPAKTNAARLLDGLNLHYELRTYEVDPDDLTAISVAKKIGLPPEQVFKTLLTTTQSGDHIFAVVPGDAELDPKKLAHASGAKKIELASLKEVEPLTGYIRGGVTVMGAKKPFPAYADETIELFDIISVSAGQRGLQILLSPADYLAATKATLADLTRTAITR, from the coding sequence ATGAAGGCCGCAGCCCCAGCCAAGACCAATGCCGCACGCCTCCTCGATGGCCTGAACCTTCACTACGAACTCCGTACCTACGAGGTCGATCCCGACGACCTCACCGCCATCTCCGTCGCGAAAAAGATCGGCCTGCCACCCGAGCAGGTCTTCAAGACCCTCCTCACCACCACGCAGTCCGGCGACCACATCTTTGCCGTCGTCCCTGGCGACGCCGAACTCGACCCCAAAAAGCTCGCCCACGCCTCCGGAGCCAAAAAGATCGAACTGGCCAGCTTGAAAGAAGTAGAACCCCTCACCGGATACATCCGCGGCGGCGTCACCGTCATGGGAGCGAAGAAGCCCTTCCCCGCCTACGCCGACGAGACCATCGAACTCTTCGACATCATCTCCGTCTCCGCCGGCCAGCGCGGCCTCCAGATCCTCCTCTCCCCTGCCGACTACCTCGCCGCGACGAAGGCCACCCTCGCCGATCTCACCCGGACGGCGATCACCCGATGA
- a CDS encoding ABC transporter ATP-binding protein → MQTTLHPTPAASSTTTGPAVALKDCSKIYGSFAALRNVSTAFNQGSVTMLLGENGAGKSTLLRVIAGLINPTRGSVQVFGSTPQQQRQRMAFMSHAPMLYDELSAIENLQYFAGLHRGPGGCACVGNPEMALRAVGLDPFLKRPVGQYSQGMRQRTSLARVLQIDPQILLLDEPFSNLDVASARQMVELLADFRTWPVAGGGHRTIILTTHQAALATELADITLTMAAGQIISVESAVGAHA, encoded by the coding sequence ATGCAGACGACCCTCCACCCCACGCCCGCCGCATCTTCCACGACTACCGGCCCGGCCGTCGCCCTTAAAGACTGCTCCAAGATCTACGGCTCCTTCGCCGCCCTTCGCAACGTCTCGACAGCGTTCAATCAGGGCTCCGTCACCATGCTTCTGGGCGAAAACGGCGCGGGAAAATCCACTCTTCTCCGCGTGATCGCCGGTCTCATCAATCCCACACGTGGCAGCGTCCAGGTCTTCGGCTCGACCCCGCAGCAGCAGCGTCAGCGCATGGCCTTCATGAGCCACGCCCCCATGCTCTACGACGAGCTCTCCGCCATCGAGAATCTCCAGTACTTCGCCGGACTCCACCGCGGACCCGGTGGCTGCGCCTGCGTCGGCAACCCAGAGATGGCCCTCCGCGCAGTCGGCCTCGACCCCTTTCTCAAGCGTCCCGTCGGCCAGTACTCCCAGGGCATGCGCCAGCGCACCTCCCTCGCCCGCGTCCTCCAGATCGACCCCCAGATCCTCCTCCTCGACGAGCCCTTCTCCAACCTCGACGTCGCCAGCGCCCGCCAGATGGTCGAACTCCTCGCCGACTTCCGCACCTGGCCCGTCGCCGGTGGAGGCCATCGCACCATCATCCTCACCACCCACCAGGCCGCGCTCGCCACCGAACTAGCCGACATCACGCTCACCATGGCCGCCGGGCAGATTATCAGCGTCGAATCCGCAGTAGGGGCACACGCATGA
- a CDS encoding cytochrome c maturation protein CcmE yields MQTPAKSPVKIIIAVAVILATVGYLAFTGVRDTKSYYVTISELNAMGGKAYTRHLRVAGNVAPGSIKRVGTNASFQLMEQGKLLQVSYQGSEPPPDTFKDDAQALAVGMYGHDGVFHATQLQAKCASKYAPAAPGATPAGPKPSAKAPAAAATAVSLPR; encoded by the coding sequence ATGCAAACGCCTGCCAAGAGCCCCGTCAAGATCATCATTGCCGTCGCGGTGATCCTCGCGACGGTCGGCTATCTCGCCTTCACCGGCGTTCGCGACACGAAAAGCTACTATGTCACGATCTCCGAGCTGAATGCGATGGGCGGCAAGGCCTATACCCGGCATCTGCGCGTGGCCGGAAACGTGGCTCCCGGAAGCATCAAGCGCGTCGGCACGAACGCCAGCTTCCAGCTTATGGAGCAGGGCAAGCTGCTGCAGGTGAGCTACCAGGGTTCGGAACCACCGCCGGACACCTTCAAGGACGATGCCCAGGCGCTCGCCGTCGGCATGTACGGCCATGACGGCGTCTTCCACGCCACACAGCTTCAGGCAAAGTGCGCCTCCAAGTACGCTCCGGCGGCTCCCGGAGCCACCCCCGCTGGACCGAAGCCATCCGCGAAGGCTCCTGCTGCCGCCGCCACTGCCGTCTCTTTGCCCCGCTAG